A section of the Oryzias latipes chromosome 10, ASM223467v1 genome encodes:
- the slc34a1 gene encoding sodium-dependent phosphate transport protein 2A isoform X1, which translates to MHTSRHPKPRLDEDTESGIGSTLDLTSSSKGDGKHTNQPFGSPSFRAADRLPRENEAPPQTSEVSPHKIKQLLINLSKVPLLFILLFFFICSLDTLSSAFQLAGGKVAGDIFKDNAVLSNPVAGLVVGILVTVLVQSSSTSTSIVVSLVASGLLEVKSAVPVIMGSNIGTSVTNTIVAMMQAAERNEFQRAFAGATIHDCFNWLSVLFLLPLEAVSGLMTRLSHLLVSILQIQSGEDAPELLKVITEPVTTLIIQLEKCVITGIAMGNEGMRNKSLVKEWCQSAGNGSFDNCGSNDFPSSSRVKCKHLFASTELSDLTVGLILLAASLVVLCSCLLLLVKLLNSLLKGQVAKVIHKVINTDLPYPFGWLAGYVAMFVGAGITFVVQSSSVFTSAMTPLVGIGVISLERAYPLTLGSNIGTTATALLAALASPGNKLAAAIQIALCHLFFNIFGILLWYPIPFMRLPIKMARVLGERTAKYRWFAVLYLLLCFLVFPSIVLGLSLAGWRVMAGVGGPFLGITIFITTINVMQTCSPRHLPTKLQNWDFLPKWMHSLKPLDRLITKATVCCRVACEEGQDEEKEEPILADPAPVGVEEKPSQRTEQLAYCNPVLDCLDEKSPGVLVFKLRGLERCNSTPL; encoded by the exons ATGCACACTTCCCGGCATCCAAAGCCCAGGCTGGACGAAGACACGGAGTCCGGCATCGGCTCCACCCTTGACCTCACAAGCAGCAGCAAGGGTGACGGCAAACATACAAATCAGCCCTTTGGTTCACCTTCGTTCAGAGCGGCAGACAGACTTCCCAGAGAGAACG aagccCCCCCTCAGACCTCAGAAGTGAGTCCACACAAGATCAAACAGCTCCTTATCAACTTATCCAAGGTCCCTCTTCTCTTCAtccttctcttcttctttaTTTGCTCCCTGGACACTCTGAGCTCTGCCTTCCAGTTGGCAGGGG GTAAAGTGGCAGGGGACATTTTCAAGGACAATGCGGTGCTGTCCAACCCCGTGGCTGGCCTGGTGGTGGGGATTCTGGTTACTGTGCTCGTTCAGAGCTCATCAACCTCCACCTCCATTGTTGTCAGCCTGGTGGCCTCCGGAT TGCTAGAAGTGAAGTCGGCAGTTCCAGTCATCATGGGGTCCAATATTGGCACTTCTGTCACAAACACCATAGTGGCCATGATGCAAGCTGCAGAGAGAAATGAGTTTCAGCG CGCCTTTGCTGGAGCAACCATCCATGACTGCTTCAACTGGCTGTCGGTCCTGTTCCTGCTGCCTCTGGAGGCGGTGAGTGGGTTGATGACCCGGCTGTCCCACCTCCTGGTTAGCATCTTACAAATCCAGTCAGGAGAAGATGCCCCCGAGCTTCTAAAGGTCATCACTGAGCCAGTAACAACACTCATCATACAG CTAGAGAAATGTGTGATCACAGGGATTGccatgggaaatgagggcatgAGGAACAAGAGCCTGGTGAAGGAATGGTGCCAG TCTGCTGGCAATGGGAGCTTTGACAACTGTGGAAGTAACGATTTTCCATCGTCGTCACGTGTTAAAT gTAAACATCTGTTTGCATCCACTGAGTTGTCAGACCTCACGGTGGGTCTTATTCTCCTGGCTGCTTCTCTGGTGGTCCTCTGCTCATGTCTGCTACTTCTAGTCAAGCTGCTTAACTCTCTTCTTAAAGGCCAAGTAGCAAAGGTCATCCATAAAGTCATTAACACAG ACCTGCCTTATCCCTTTGGGTGGCTGGCAGGATACGTTGCCATGTTTGTGGGTGCAGGCATCACATTTGTGGTCCAAagcagctctgtttttacttcagCCATGACTCCACTTGTAG GCATTGGTGTCATCAGTCTGGAGAGGGCCTATCCTCTCACCCTCGGCTCTAACATTGGCACCACCGCCACTGCTCTGCTGGCAGCTCTGGCTAGTCCTGGGAATAAACTAGCAGCTGCAATACAG attgcTCTCTGTCACCTcttctttaacatttttggtATCCTGCTGTGGTATCCTATCCCCTTCATGCGCTTACCCATAAAGATGGCTCGTGTCCTGGGGGAGCGGACTGCCAAATACCGCTGGTTTGCAGTCTTATACCTGCTTCTCTGTTTCTTGGTCTTTCCATCAATAGTGCTGGGCCTCTCCTTGGCTGGCTGGCGGGTTATGGCTGGTGTTGGAGGTCCTTTTCTGGGAATCACCATCTTCATTACCACCATAAATGTAATGCAGACTTGCAGTCCTCGTCATCTGCCCACCAAGCTCCAAAACTGGGACTTCCTGCCTAAGTGGATGCACTCTCTGAAGCCGCTTGACCGCTTGATTACCAAGGCAACTGTCTGCTGCAGAGTAGCATGTGAGGAGGGTCAAGATGAGGAAAAAGAGGAGCCCATCTTAGCAGATCCAGCACCTGTTGGTGTGGAGGAAAAGCCCTCTCAAAGGACAGAACAGCTAGCATACTGTAATCCAGTGCTGGACTGCCTTGATGAGAAGAGTCCAGGCGTGCTGGTTTTTAAACTACGAGGGTTAGAAAGGTGCAACAGCACTccactgtga
- the slc34a1 gene encoding sodium-dependent phosphate transport protein 2A isoform X2, whose amino-acid sequence MHTSRHPKPRLDEDTESGIGSTLDLTSSSKGDGKHTNQPFGSPSFRAADRLPRENEAPPQTSEVSPHKIKQLLINLSKVPLLFILLFFFICSLDTLSSAFQLAGGKVAGDIFKDNAVLSNPVAGLVVGILVTVLVQSSSTSTSIVVSLVASGLLEVKSAVPVIMGSNIGTSVTNTIVAMMQAAERNEFQRAFAGATIHDCFNWLSVLFLLPLEAVSGLMTRLSHLLVSILQIQSGEDAPELLKVITEPVTTLIIQLEKCVITGIAMGNEGMRNKSLVKEWCQSAGNGSFDNCGSNDFPSSSRVKCKHLFASTELSDLTVGLILLAASLVVLCSCLLLLVKLLNSLLKGQVAKVIHKVINTDLPYPFGWLAGYVAMFVGAGITFVVQSSSVFTSAMTPLVGIGVISLERAYPLTLGSNIGTTATALLAALASPGNKLAAAIQCWASPWLAGGLWLVLEVLFWESPSSLPP is encoded by the exons ATGCACACTTCCCGGCATCCAAAGCCCAGGCTGGACGAAGACACGGAGTCCGGCATCGGCTCCACCCTTGACCTCACAAGCAGCAGCAAGGGTGACGGCAAACATACAAATCAGCCCTTTGGTTCACCTTCGTTCAGAGCGGCAGACAGACTTCCCAGAGAGAACG aagccCCCCCTCAGACCTCAGAAGTGAGTCCACACAAGATCAAACAGCTCCTTATCAACTTATCCAAGGTCCCTCTTCTCTTCAtccttctcttcttctttaTTTGCTCCCTGGACACTCTGAGCTCTGCCTTCCAGTTGGCAGGGG GTAAAGTGGCAGGGGACATTTTCAAGGACAATGCGGTGCTGTCCAACCCCGTGGCTGGCCTGGTGGTGGGGATTCTGGTTACTGTGCTCGTTCAGAGCTCATCAACCTCCACCTCCATTGTTGTCAGCCTGGTGGCCTCCGGAT TGCTAGAAGTGAAGTCGGCAGTTCCAGTCATCATGGGGTCCAATATTGGCACTTCTGTCACAAACACCATAGTGGCCATGATGCAAGCTGCAGAGAGAAATGAGTTTCAGCG CGCCTTTGCTGGAGCAACCATCCATGACTGCTTCAACTGGCTGTCGGTCCTGTTCCTGCTGCCTCTGGAGGCGGTGAGTGGGTTGATGACCCGGCTGTCCCACCTCCTGGTTAGCATCTTACAAATCCAGTCAGGAGAAGATGCCCCCGAGCTTCTAAAGGTCATCACTGAGCCAGTAACAACACTCATCATACAG CTAGAGAAATGTGTGATCACAGGGATTGccatgggaaatgagggcatgAGGAACAAGAGCCTGGTGAAGGAATGGTGCCAG TCTGCTGGCAATGGGAGCTTTGACAACTGTGGAAGTAACGATTTTCCATCGTCGTCACGTGTTAAAT gTAAACATCTGTTTGCATCCACTGAGTTGTCAGACCTCACGGTGGGTCTTATTCTCCTGGCTGCTTCTCTGGTGGTCCTCTGCTCATGTCTGCTACTTCTAGTCAAGCTGCTTAACTCTCTTCTTAAAGGCCAAGTAGCAAAGGTCATCCATAAAGTCATTAACACAG ACCTGCCTTATCCCTTTGGGTGGCTGGCAGGATACGTTGCCATGTTTGTGGGTGCAGGCATCACATTTGTGGTCCAAagcagctctgtttttacttcagCCATGACTCCACTTGTAG GCATTGGTGTCATCAGTCTGGAGAGGGCCTATCCTCTCACCCTCGGCTCTAACATTGGCACCACCGCCACTGCTCTGCTGGCAGCTCTGGCTAGTCCTGGGAATAAACTAGCAGCTGCAATACAG TGCTGGGCCTCTCCTTGGCTGGCTGGCGGGTTATGGCTGGTGTTGGAGGTCCTTTTCTGGGAATCACCATCTTCATTACCACCATAA
- the rgs14 gene encoding regulator of G-protein signaling 14 isoform X3: MSARGCGGSSSSLPGTPGGDVGPANSVLSWAVSFEKLLEDPCGVRYFTGFLKSEVSAENILFWQECEKFRKIPATSLEKLKVEARSIYKTYLSDSAPYSVNIDDTAKIEEKDLEQPTPDMFNKAQTQIFKLMKMDSYRRFVRSPLYQRCTLASVEGKLLPQLSSEPARMGSWEEIINSSPLNDKKSKKTDSNSLPSRTLQQSRESVGDPRREPYLSTSSVELGSLCRQMENGRLSPRFSEQSGGTRAGSDGGYCCVYLPDGSASLAPTPNGQLIKDMLASLCEKRGFPLNDVIIYLKGKEKPLLLDQDCSVLKDQQVNLELRIKFALEIAFTDKTVVIIAKSKKTLQDALSVVMQKHQLKPQDALVTIVGSDEPVSMNSSVYRLANKTLRLDKIKGKDQANNFRGSFSPTLQGGSVNAGLDSRSSLHTDKVRGSSKPRKNREMDGFLDMLTKAQCCRVEDQRGLLTKEQLEVPLFLQVPSNEGQDASGETGSTATDSKTESVAGAETSALVESKPKDVRETTV, from the exons ATGTCCGCGCGCGGTTGTGGAGGCAGCAGCTCCAGCCTTCCAGGGACTCCCGGCGGAGACGTGGGCCCTGCCAACAGCGTGCTGAGCTGGGCCGTCTCGTTTGAGAAGCTGTTGGAGGATCCCTGTGGGGTCAGATACTTTACA ggcTTTCTAAAGTCAGAAGTGAGTGCggaaaacattttattctgGCAGGAATGTGAGAAGTTCAGGAAGATTCCAGCAACCTCCTTGGAAAAG CTCAAAGTAGAAGCGCGCTCCATCTACAAAACGTACCTGTCTGACAGTGCGCCCTACTCGGTAAACATTGATGACACTGCCAAGATAGAAGAAAAAGACCTGGAGCAGCCAACACCTGACATGTTTAACAAAGCTCAGACACAG ATCTTCAAGCTGATGAAGATGGACAGCTATAGGCGCTTCGTGCGCTCTCCTCTGTACCAACGCTGCACCTTGGCGAGTGTCGAAGGGAAACTTTTGCCTCAACTCTCTTCAGAGCCCGCCCGCATGGGATCATGGGAGGAAATAATCAACAGTAGCCCcttaaatgacaaaaag AGCAAGAAAACTGATTCCAACAGCTTGCCAAGTAGGACTTTACAACAGTCAAGGGAATCAGTGGGAG ATCCACGGAGAGAGCCATACTTGTCAACCAGCAGTGTGGAGCTTGGCTCCCTCTGCAGGCAGATGGAG AATGGACGTCTGAGTCCCCGTTTCTCTGAGCAGAGCGGTGGGACTCGTGCTGGTTCCGATGGGGGTTATTGCTGCGTCTACCTACCAGATGGCAGCGCCTCGCTGGCTCCCACACCCAATGGCCAACTAATCAAAGATATGCTGGCTAGCCTGTGCGAGAAAAGAGGCTTCCCGCTGAATGATGTCATTATTTACCTTAAAGGCAAAGAGAAG CCCTTACTGCTGGACCAGGACTGTTCGGTGCTGAAAGATCAGCAGGTCAATCTGGAGCTCAGGATCAAATTTGC GCTGGAGATTGCTTTCACTGATAAGACGGTGGTTATTATTGCAAAGTCCAAAAAGACGCTGCAGGACGCCCTCTCTGTGGTGATGCAGAAGCACCAACTGAAGCCGCAGGATGCCCTGGTTACTATT GTTGGAAGTGATGAGCCCGTAAGCATGAACAGCTCTGTGTACAGACTGGCCAATAAGACGCTCCGACTCGACAAAATCAAAG GTAAAGACCAGGCCAACAATTTCAGAGGAAGTTTTTCTCCTACTTTACAG GGAGGATCCGTGAATGCAGGTCTGGACTCTCGCTCATCGCTTCACACAGACAAAGTCAGGGGATCGTCCAAACCCAGAAAGAACAGAGAAATGGATG GGTTCCTGGACATGCTGACTAAGGCTCAGTGCTGCAGGGTCGAAGACCAGAGAGGCCTTCTCACCAAGGAGCAGCTTGAGGTTCCTCTGTTCCTGCAGGTCCCCTCAAATGAGGGACAAGATGCTTCCGGCGAGACCGGCTCTACTGCCACCGACTCCAAAACAGAATCCGTGGCAGGCGCAGAAACTTCTGCCTTAGTTGAATCAAAACCCAAAGACGTGAGGGAAACAACAGTTTGA
- the rgs14 gene encoding regulator of G-protein signaling 14 isoform X1, which yields MKMVAFSGLYQRLFRLANGSAKRQSLKKCRKWCHTNSGIMIMKHEQSQAVSDGELNMSARGCGGSSSSLPGTPGGDVGPANSVLSWAVSFEKLLEDPCGVRYFTGFLKSEVSAENILFWQECEKFRKIPATSLEKLKVEARSIYKTYLSDSAPYSVNIDDTAKIEEKDLEQPTPDMFNKAQTQIFKLMKMDSYRRFVRSPLYQRCTLASVEGKLLPQLSSEPARMGSWEEIINSSPLNDKKSKKTDSNSLPSRTLQQSRESVGDPRREPYLSTSSVELGSLCRQMENGRLSPRFSEQSGGTRAGSDGGYCCVYLPDGSASLAPTPNGQLIKDMLASLCEKRGFPLNDVIIYLKGKEKPLLLDQDCSVLKDQQVNLELRIKFALEIAFTDKTVVIIAKSKKTLQDALSVVMQKHQLKPQDALVTIVGSDEPVSMNSSVYRLANKTLRLDKIKGKDQANNFRGSFSPTLQGGSVNAGLDSRSSLHTDKVRGSSKPRKNREMDGFLDMLTKAQCCRVEDQRGLLTKEQLEVPLFLQVPSNEGQDASGETGSTATDSKTESVAGAETSALVESKPKDVRETTV from the exons ATGAAAATGGTGGCTTTTAGCGGACTTTATCAGCGGTTGTTCCGTTTGGCAAACGGTTCAGCAAAGAGGCAGTCTTTAAAGAAGTGCAGGAAGTGGTGTCATACGAATTCAGGCATCATGATCATGAAACACGAACAG AGCCAGGCAGTGTCAGATGGAG AGCTGAACATGTCCGCGCGCGGTTGTGGAGGCAGCAGCTCCAGCCTTCCAGGGACTCCCGGCGGAGACGTGGGCCCTGCCAACAGCGTGCTGAGCTGGGCCGTCTCGTTTGAGAAGCTGTTGGAGGATCCCTGTGGGGTCAGATACTTTACA ggcTTTCTAAAGTCAGAAGTGAGTGCggaaaacattttattctgGCAGGAATGTGAGAAGTTCAGGAAGATTCCAGCAACCTCCTTGGAAAAG CTCAAAGTAGAAGCGCGCTCCATCTACAAAACGTACCTGTCTGACAGTGCGCCCTACTCGGTAAACATTGATGACACTGCCAAGATAGAAGAAAAAGACCTGGAGCAGCCAACACCTGACATGTTTAACAAAGCTCAGACACAG ATCTTCAAGCTGATGAAGATGGACAGCTATAGGCGCTTCGTGCGCTCTCCTCTGTACCAACGCTGCACCTTGGCGAGTGTCGAAGGGAAACTTTTGCCTCAACTCTCTTCAGAGCCCGCCCGCATGGGATCATGGGAGGAAATAATCAACAGTAGCCCcttaaatgacaaaaag AGCAAGAAAACTGATTCCAACAGCTTGCCAAGTAGGACTTTACAACAGTCAAGGGAATCAGTGGGAG ATCCACGGAGAGAGCCATACTTGTCAACCAGCAGTGTGGAGCTTGGCTCCCTCTGCAGGCAGATGGAG AATGGACGTCTGAGTCCCCGTTTCTCTGAGCAGAGCGGTGGGACTCGTGCTGGTTCCGATGGGGGTTATTGCTGCGTCTACCTACCAGATGGCAGCGCCTCGCTGGCTCCCACACCCAATGGCCAACTAATCAAAGATATGCTGGCTAGCCTGTGCGAGAAAAGAGGCTTCCCGCTGAATGATGTCATTATTTACCTTAAAGGCAAAGAGAAG CCCTTACTGCTGGACCAGGACTGTTCGGTGCTGAAAGATCAGCAGGTCAATCTGGAGCTCAGGATCAAATTTGC GCTGGAGATTGCTTTCACTGATAAGACGGTGGTTATTATTGCAAAGTCCAAAAAGACGCTGCAGGACGCCCTCTCTGTGGTGATGCAGAAGCACCAACTGAAGCCGCAGGATGCCCTGGTTACTATT GTTGGAAGTGATGAGCCCGTAAGCATGAACAGCTCTGTGTACAGACTGGCCAATAAGACGCTCCGACTCGACAAAATCAAAG GTAAAGACCAGGCCAACAATTTCAGAGGAAGTTTTTCTCCTACTTTACAG GGAGGATCCGTGAATGCAGGTCTGGACTCTCGCTCATCGCTTCACACAGACAAAGTCAGGGGATCGTCCAAACCCAGAAAGAACAGAGAAATGGATG GGTTCCTGGACATGCTGACTAAGGCTCAGTGCTGCAGGGTCGAAGACCAGAGAGGCCTTCTCACCAAGGAGCAGCTTGAGGTTCCTCTGTTCCTGCAGGTCCCCTCAAATGAGGGACAAGATGCTTCCGGCGAGACCGGCTCTACTGCCACCGACTCCAAAACAGAATCCGTGGCAGGCGCAGAAACTTCTGCCTTAGTTGAATCAAAACCCAAAGACGTGAGGGAAACAACAGTTTGA
- the rgs14 gene encoding regulator of G-protein signaling 14 isoform X2, with product MAKNCNTLGIPVSQMSQAVSDGELNMSARGCGGSSSSLPGTPGGDVGPANSVLSWAVSFEKLLEDPCGVRYFTGFLKSEVSAENILFWQECEKFRKIPATSLEKLKVEARSIYKTYLSDSAPYSVNIDDTAKIEEKDLEQPTPDMFNKAQTQIFKLMKMDSYRRFVRSPLYQRCTLASVEGKLLPQLSSEPARMGSWEEIINSSPLNDKKSKKTDSNSLPSRTLQQSRESVGDPRREPYLSTSSVELGSLCRQMENGRLSPRFSEQSGGTRAGSDGGYCCVYLPDGSASLAPTPNGQLIKDMLASLCEKRGFPLNDVIIYLKGKEKPLLLDQDCSVLKDQQVNLELRIKFALEIAFTDKTVVIIAKSKKTLQDALSVVMQKHQLKPQDALVTIVGSDEPVSMNSSVYRLANKTLRLDKIKGKDQANNFRGSFSPTLQGGSVNAGLDSRSSLHTDKVRGSSKPRKNREMDGFLDMLTKAQCCRVEDQRGLLTKEQLEVPLFLQVPSNEGQDASGETGSTATDSKTESVAGAETSALVESKPKDVRETTV from the exons ATGGCTAAGAACTGCAACACTTTAGGGATTCCAGTCAGCCAAATG AGCCAGGCAGTGTCAGATGGAG AGCTGAACATGTCCGCGCGCGGTTGTGGAGGCAGCAGCTCCAGCCTTCCAGGGACTCCCGGCGGAGACGTGGGCCCTGCCAACAGCGTGCTGAGCTGGGCCGTCTCGTTTGAGAAGCTGTTGGAGGATCCCTGTGGGGTCAGATACTTTACA ggcTTTCTAAAGTCAGAAGTGAGTGCggaaaacattttattctgGCAGGAATGTGAGAAGTTCAGGAAGATTCCAGCAACCTCCTTGGAAAAG CTCAAAGTAGAAGCGCGCTCCATCTACAAAACGTACCTGTCTGACAGTGCGCCCTACTCGGTAAACATTGATGACACTGCCAAGATAGAAGAAAAAGACCTGGAGCAGCCAACACCTGACATGTTTAACAAAGCTCAGACACAG ATCTTCAAGCTGATGAAGATGGACAGCTATAGGCGCTTCGTGCGCTCTCCTCTGTACCAACGCTGCACCTTGGCGAGTGTCGAAGGGAAACTTTTGCCTCAACTCTCTTCAGAGCCCGCCCGCATGGGATCATGGGAGGAAATAATCAACAGTAGCCCcttaaatgacaaaaag AGCAAGAAAACTGATTCCAACAGCTTGCCAAGTAGGACTTTACAACAGTCAAGGGAATCAGTGGGAG ATCCACGGAGAGAGCCATACTTGTCAACCAGCAGTGTGGAGCTTGGCTCCCTCTGCAGGCAGATGGAG AATGGACGTCTGAGTCCCCGTTTCTCTGAGCAGAGCGGTGGGACTCGTGCTGGTTCCGATGGGGGTTATTGCTGCGTCTACCTACCAGATGGCAGCGCCTCGCTGGCTCCCACACCCAATGGCCAACTAATCAAAGATATGCTGGCTAGCCTGTGCGAGAAAAGAGGCTTCCCGCTGAATGATGTCATTATTTACCTTAAAGGCAAAGAGAAG CCCTTACTGCTGGACCAGGACTGTTCGGTGCTGAAAGATCAGCAGGTCAATCTGGAGCTCAGGATCAAATTTGC GCTGGAGATTGCTTTCACTGATAAGACGGTGGTTATTATTGCAAAGTCCAAAAAGACGCTGCAGGACGCCCTCTCTGTGGTGATGCAGAAGCACCAACTGAAGCCGCAGGATGCCCTGGTTACTATT GTTGGAAGTGATGAGCCCGTAAGCATGAACAGCTCTGTGTACAGACTGGCCAATAAGACGCTCCGACTCGACAAAATCAAAG GTAAAGACCAGGCCAACAATTTCAGAGGAAGTTTTTCTCCTACTTTACAG GGAGGATCCGTGAATGCAGGTCTGGACTCTCGCTCATCGCTTCACACAGACAAAGTCAGGGGATCGTCCAAACCCAGAAAGAACAGAGAAATGGATG GGTTCCTGGACATGCTGACTAAGGCTCAGTGCTGCAGGGTCGAAGACCAGAGAGGCCTTCTCACCAAGGAGCAGCTTGAGGTTCCTCTGTTCCTGCAGGTCCCCTCAAATGAGGGACAAGATGCTTCCGGCGAGACCGGCTCTACTGCCACCGACTCCAAAACAGAATCCGTGGCAGGCGCAGAAACTTCTGCCTTAGTTGAATCAAAACCCAAAGACGTGAGGGAAACAACAGTTTGA